A single Actinomadura algeriensis DNA region contains:
- a CDS encoding MFS transporter, with protein sequence MPRRSPVPALTVAAFTAALAQTIVIAALPVLRAELHATSGGATWTLTAFMLAGAVATPIAGRLGDLHGHRRVLLGCLLLFAAGTAVAALAATAHSLGRLVAGRVLQGTSAGVFPLAFGIVRSAVPEPSKTIALLSAMFGIGGSAGMVVAGPIADVLGGPWLFWLTLALAAAALVLAVRLPPDPPVVPGRGRIDPVGAVLLSGTLVCLLLGISQSRVWSPLPVAALFAGAAVLLGAFVVAELRIRDPLVDLRTLRARTPLATNAATLVIAAAMFGAITLVPRFVQAPAPGFGLSGAASGLVMLPVAALMLVAGPAAARLRHRTALLAGTACAIGALVLLALAHGALWRFHVAGAVVGIGYGLAFAAIGNLVVRSAEPARTGMATGVNTIVRTVGAAVGAQAATAMVAAGGDYTVAFAAFAGVALAAFVLALAVPRRLPGARDIGSPRSANPQVRTLQ encoded by the coding sequence ATGCCCCGACGAAGCCCCGTTCCGGCGCTGACGGTCGCCGCGTTCACGGCCGCGCTCGCGCAGACGATCGTGATCGCGGCACTGCCCGTCCTGCGCGCCGAACTGCACGCCACGTCCGGCGGCGCCACCTGGACGCTGACCGCGTTCATGCTGGCCGGAGCCGTCGCCACCCCCATCGCCGGACGCCTCGGCGACCTGCACGGGCACCGCCGCGTGCTGCTCGGCTGCCTGCTGCTGTTCGCCGCCGGGACGGCCGTCGCCGCGCTCGCCGCGACGGCGCACTCCCTCGGCCGGCTGGTGGCCGGGCGCGTCCTGCAGGGGACGAGCGCCGGCGTGTTCCCGCTCGCGTTCGGGATCGTCCGGTCCGCCGTGCCCGAGCCGTCCAAGACGATCGCGCTGCTCAGCGCCATGTTCGGGATCGGCGGCTCGGCGGGCATGGTCGTCGCCGGGCCGATCGCGGACGTCCTCGGCGGGCCCTGGCTGTTCTGGCTGACGCTCGCCCTCGCCGCCGCCGCGCTCGTCCTCGCCGTGCGCCTCCCGCCCGACCCGCCCGTTGTCCCTGGCCGCGGACGGATCGACCCGGTCGGGGCGGTCCTGCTGTCCGGGACGCTCGTGTGCCTGCTCCTCGGCATCAGCCAGAGCCGCGTGTGGAGCCCGCTCCCGGTCGCCGCCCTGTTCGCGGGCGCGGCCGTCCTGCTCGGCGCGTTCGTCGTCGCCGAACTCCGGATCCGCGATCCCCTCGTCGACCTCCGCACCCTGCGAGCCCGCACCCCGCTCGCGACGAACGCCGCCACGCTGGTGATCGCGGCGGCGATGTTCGGCGCGATCACGCTCGTCCCGCGGTTCGTCCAGGCGCCCGCCCCCGGCTTCGGCCTGTCCGGCGCGGCGTCCGGGCTGGTCATGCTGCCGGTCGCCGCGCTGATGCTCGTCGCGGGCCCGGCCGCCGCGCGGCTCCGTCACCGCACCGCCCTGCTCGCCGGGACGGCGTGCGCCATCGGCGCGCTCGTCCTGCTGGCCCTCGCGCACGGCGCGCTGTGGCGGTTCCATGTCGCGGGCGCGGTCGTCGGCATCGGCTACGGGCTCGCGTTCGCCGCCATCGGCAACCTCGTCGTGCGGTCCGCCGAACCCGCGCGGACCGGGATGGCCACCGGCGTCAACACGATCGTCCGGACCGTCGGCGCCGCCGTCGGGGCCCAGGCCGCGACCGCGATGGTCGCCGCCGGCGGCGATTACACGGTCGCCTTCGCCGCCTTCGCGGGTGTCGCGCTGGCCGCGTTCGTCCTCGCTCTGGCCGTCCCCCGCCGCCTCCCCGGCGCACGGGATATCGGGAGCCCGCGTTCAGCGAACCCTCAGGTACGTACGCTTCAGTGA
- a CDS encoding TetR/AcrR family transcriptional regulator — translation MSSTTGRRAWGSISRDEIVGAALGIVRRDGIGALTIRGLAADLGVSRMAIYRHVADKDELVAAVLDAIAAQDVVPSGIGTGPWPDRLRRVADGMRRELGAYPGMIDALVTHGGHGPGALRLVETILEILADAGLDERAAVRYYLVFVDLVMGRLHREVHGDPVAGHRDASLHAKPGDRAGLPRLRAAAPHLRDVTSDDVRRAELDMFVLAVETEAARR, via the coding sequence ATGTCGTCGACCACCGGCCGCCGCGCCTGGGGCAGCATCAGCCGGGACGAGATCGTCGGCGCCGCGCTCGGGATCGTCCGCCGCGACGGCATCGGCGCCCTCACCATCCGGGGGCTCGCCGCCGACCTCGGCGTCTCCCGCATGGCGATCTACCGGCACGTCGCCGACAAGGACGAACTCGTCGCGGCGGTCCTCGACGCGATCGCCGCGCAGGACGTCGTCCCGTCCGGCATCGGCACCGGCCCGTGGCCGGACCGGCTGCGCCGCGTCGCCGACGGGATGCGCCGCGAACTGGGCGCCTACCCCGGGATGATCGACGCCCTCGTGACGCACGGCGGGCACGGGCCCGGCGCGCTGCGGCTCGTCGAGACGATCCTGGAGATCCTCGCCGACGCCGGCCTCGACGAACGCGCCGCCGTCCGGTACTACCTGGTGTTCGTCGACCTCGTCATGGGGCGGCTGCACCGCGAGGTCCACGGCGATCCCGTCGCCGGGCACCGCGACGCGAGCCTCCACGCGAAACCCGGGGACCGCGCCGGACTGCCCCGGCTGCGCGCCGCCGCACCCCATCTGCGGGACGTCACGAGCGACGACGTCCGCCGCGCCGAACTCGACATGTTCGTCCTCGCCGTCGAAACGGAAGCCGCGCGGCGCTGA
- a CDS encoding response regulator transcription factor: MVEGAVSVVERTAANGGRTPEATLLVVEDEPNILELLAGSLRFTGFEVVTATNGADAVQSARRHRPDLIVLDVMLPDIDGFDVARRLRSGGDHTPVLFLTARDAVQDRIKGLTIGGDDYVTKPFSLEEVIARIRAVLRRFRGGVAEPPPRMVFADIELDEDSHEVWRDGRAIQLSPTEFKLLRYFMANAGRVVSKAQILDHVWNYDFQGDAGIVESYVSALRRKVDNVEPRLIHTLRSVGYVLREPPKTG; encoded by the coding sequence ATGGTGGAGGGAGCTGTGTCAGTGGTTGAACGGACGGCGGCGAACGGCGGCCGGACGCCCGAGGCGACCCTGCTCGTCGTCGAGGACGAGCCGAACATCCTCGAACTGCTCGCCGGGAGCCTGCGGTTCACCGGGTTCGAGGTGGTGACGGCGACGAACGGGGCGGACGCGGTGCAGTCCGCGCGGCGGCACCGGCCGGACCTCATCGTCCTGGACGTGATGCTCCCCGACATCGACGGGTTCGACGTCGCGCGGCGGCTGCGGTCCGGGGGCGATCACACGCCCGTCCTGTTCCTCACCGCGCGCGACGCCGTGCAGGACCGCATCAAGGGCCTCACGATCGGCGGCGACGACTACGTCACCAAGCCGTTCAGCCTCGAGGAGGTCATCGCCCGCATCCGGGCGGTGCTGCGGCGGTTCCGCGGCGGGGTCGCCGAGCCGCCGCCGCGCATGGTGTTCGCCGACATCGAGCTCGACGAGGACAGCCACGAGGTGTGGCGGGACGGCCGCGCCATCCAGCTGTCGCCCACCGAGTTCAAGCTCCTGCGGTACTTCATGGCGAACGCGGGACGGGTCGTGAGCAAGGCGCAGATCCTCGACCACGTGTGGAACTACGACTTCCAGGGCGACGCGGGGATCGTCGAGTCGTACGTGTCCGCGCTGCGCCGCAAGGTCGACAACGTGGAGCCGCGGCTCATCCACACCCTCCGAAGCGTGGGCTACGTGTTGCGCGAGCCCCCGAAGACGGGATGA
- a CDS encoding sensor histidine kinase: MTTVSGGPLPAGAHAAGPAARRGPLTGLGRLWGRTSLRVKLIAGMMVLVTLGMTVMAVAGASVLRQYLVNRADEQLYSSMRRTVEQVQPYLERGVGPINLRIPSETYGEVRTTGNRVVDRSTAQTEGGYPRLPADLTNRLDEPFTVPGAGGSGSAWRVLAAPIPGGGMLVLGTSMAQIDQTVRQLVAIDLIVGLSVLAVLVGLGVWVVRAALRPLSAIEATAGAIAAGNLSRRVPEADRRTEMGRLGRSLNSMLAQIETAFRARAESEAAARRSEESARRSEESARRSEERMRRFIADASHELRTPLTAIRGFAEFYRQGAARSPEELGRLIGRIEDTAARMGLLVEDLLLLARLDRQRPIERRPVDLLAVAADTVQETRVLAPDRSVQLKVGGGMAYQVRGDGSRLRQVLGNLLTNALAHTPAGTPVEVRLTSGTLRDAPAAVLEVADEGPGLSPEAKERVFERFYRADASRSREDGGTGLGLAIVAALVAAHDGVVEADSAPGEGATFRVVIPLDTD, encoded by the coding sequence ATGACCACCGTGTCCGGCGGGCCGCTGCCGGCGGGCGCCCACGCGGCGGGCCCGGCGGCCCGCCGCGGACCGCTCACCGGGCTCGGCCGCCTCTGGGGACGCACGTCGCTGCGCGTCAAGCTGATCGCCGGGATGATGGTGCTGGTCACCCTCGGGATGACGGTGATGGCGGTCGCGGGCGCGTCGGTGCTGCGGCAGTACCTGGTCAACCGCGCCGACGAGCAGCTGTACAGCTCGATGAGACGGACGGTCGAGCAGGTGCAGCCGTACCTGGAACGCGGGGTCGGCCCCATCAACCTGCGCATCCCCAGCGAGACGTACGGGGAGGTCCGCACCACCGGCAACCGGGTCGTGGACCGCAGCACCGCGCAGACCGAGGGCGGCTACCCCCGGCTGCCCGCCGACCTGACCAACCGCTTGGACGAGCCGTTCACCGTGCCGGGCGCGGGCGGTTCGGGCTCCGCGTGGCGGGTGCTCGCCGCGCCGATCCCCGGCGGCGGCATGCTCGTCCTCGGGACCAGCATGGCGCAGATCGACCAGACCGTCCGGCAGCTCGTCGCGATCGACCTGATCGTCGGCCTGTCGGTGCTGGCGGTGCTGGTCGGCCTCGGGGTGTGGGTCGTGCGGGCGGCGCTGCGCCCGCTGTCGGCCATCGAGGCGACGGCCGGGGCGATCGCCGCCGGGAACCTGTCGCGCCGCGTCCCCGAGGCGGACCGGCGCACCGAGATGGGGCGGCTCGGCCGGTCGCTGAACAGCATGCTCGCGCAGATCGAGACGGCGTTCCGGGCCCGCGCCGAGTCGGAGGCGGCGGCCCGCCGGTCCGAGGAGTCCGCCCGCCGGTCGGAGGAGTCGGCGCGCCGCTCGGAGGAGCGGATGCGGCGGTTCATCGCCGACGCCAGCCACGAACTGCGCACCCCGCTCACCGCGATCCGCGGGTTCGCCGAGTTCTACCGGCAGGGCGCCGCCCGCAGCCCCGAGGAACTCGGCCGGCTCATCGGACGCATCGAGGACACGGCCGCCCGCATGGGCCTGCTCGTCGAGGACCTGCTGCTCCTCGCCCGGCTCGACCGGCAGCGCCCCATCGAGCGCCGCCCCGTCGACCTGCTCGCCGTCGCCGCCGACACCGTGCAGGAGACCCGCGTGCTCGCACCGGACCGGTCCGTCCAGCTGAAGGTCGGCGGCGGCATGGCCTACCAGGTGCGGGGGGACGGGTCGCGGCTGCGGCAGGTGCTCGGCAACCTGCTGACGAACGCGCTCGCGCACACGCCCGCGGGGACGCCCGTCGAGGTGCGGCTGACGTCCGGGACGCTGCGGGACGCGCCCGCGGCCGTCCTCGAGGTCGCCGACGAGGGGCCGGGCCTGTCTCCCGAGGCGAAGGAACGCGTCTTCGAGCGGTTCTACCGGGCGGACGCGTCGCGGTCGCGGGAGGACGGCGGCACCGGCCTCGGCCTCGCGATCGTCGCGGCGCTCGTCGCCGCCCACGACGGCGTCGTCGAGGCCGACTCGGCCCCGGGGGAGGGCGCCACCTTCCGCGTCGTCATCCCATTGGACACCGACTAG
- the def gene encoding peptide deformylase produces MSKRTTTRQGNPRPIRLLGDPILRTECDPVRTFDTSLERLVDDMFATMYAENGAGVAANQVGVGLRVFVYDCDDDRGRRHVGHVVNPVLTAADGDTLVESEGCLSVPDMRFDTPRFSHAVVEGVDVKGKPVRVEGTGYFARCLQHECGHLNGDVYIDVLSGDARREAMRAIRALRG; encoded by the coding sequence GTGAGCAAGCGAACCACCACGCGCCAGGGGAACCCGCGCCCGATCCGGCTCCTCGGGGACCCGATCCTGCGGACCGAGTGCGACCCGGTGCGGACCTTCGACACCTCCCTCGAACGCCTCGTCGACGACATGTTCGCCACCATGTACGCCGAGAACGGCGCCGGGGTGGCCGCCAACCAGGTCGGGGTCGGCCTGCGGGTGTTCGTCTACGACTGCGACGACGACCGCGGGCGCCGCCACGTCGGCCACGTCGTCAACCCGGTCCTGACCGCCGCGGACGGCGACACGCTCGTCGAGTCCGAAGGCTGCCTGTCCGTCCCCGACATGCGGTTCGACACCCCACGGTTCTCGCACGCCGTCGTCGAGGGCGTCGACGTGAAGGGCAAGCCCGTCCGGGTCGAGGGCACCGGCTACTTCGCCCGCTGCCTGCAGCACGAGTGCGGCCACCTGAACGGCGACGTCTACATCGACGTCCTGTCCGGCGACGCCCGCCGCGAGGCGATGCGCGCCATCCGCGCCCTGCGCGGCTAA
- a CDS encoding coiled-coil domain-containing protein → MSNEAEILPNLLQDEHFEIVMRGYNRRQVDDYIARATQKHRELEARLSRAQEDSERIRREMAELREARKPTGDDLSDRLRQIINLAEDEAQDKVAQAEAKGEEIRDDAAKESKRIIDEARAHAEKNLANAQQKAEQVLNSAEKEADQALSSAQQEAEQTVTTARIEAERTLTTAERRAGVINDGATQRLNALTKNHTQALQRLTEISETLHRLLTAENEAGPLEKMVEDAVKQSSAPRKQPAHAAPGAGKPGPGKPAAAPAERPAGSGEPKPPESGRPAAAAPAGAAEPSEQGSPSGPAGSAGSAPGGPSAGGAPSAPSASAAPSAPGAAKAATAAGPSAPEPAPAPAKPASATTPQPTVHKLGPEAVDGPAPTIAKHAAPSRPPAEPGPVAPQPRGPIDPA, encoded by the coding sequence ATGAGCAACGAAGCCGAAATCCTGCCGAACCTCCTCCAAGACGAGCACTTCGAGATCGTCATGCGCGGCTACAACCGCCGCCAGGTCGACGACTACATCGCCCGCGCCACCCAGAAGCACCGCGAACTGGAGGCCCGGCTCTCGCGAGCCCAGGAGGACTCCGAGCGGATCCGCCGCGAGATGGCCGAGCTGCGCGAGGCCCGCAAACCGACCGGGGACGATCTGTCCGACCGGCTCCGGCAGATCATCAACCTCGCCGAGGACGAGGCGCAGGACAAGGTCGCCCAGGCCGAGGCCAAGGGGGAGGAGATCCGCGATGACGCCGCCAAGGAGTCCAAGCGGATCATCGACGAGGCCCGCGCGCACGCCGAGAAGAACCTCGCGAACGCCCAGCAGAAGGCCGAGCAGGTGCTGAACTCCGCCGAGAAGGAGGCGGACCAGGCGCTCTCGTCGGCCCAGCAGGAGGCGGAGCAGACGGTGACGACCGCGCGGATCGAGGCCGAACGCACCCTCACCACCGCCGAGCGCCGCGCCGGCGTCATCAACGACGGCGCCACGCAGCGGCTCAACGCGCTGACCAAGAACCACACGCAGGCGCTGCAGCGGCTCACCGAGATCAGCGAGACCCTGCACCGGCTGCTCACCGCCGAGAACGAGGCGGGCCCGCTGGAGAAGATGGTCGAGGACGCCGTCAAGCAGTCGTCGGCCCCCCGCAAGCAGCCTGCACACGCCGCACCGGGTGCGGGGAAGCCGGGGCCGGGCAAGCCGGCCGCCGCACCGGCCGAGCGCCCCGCCGGGTCCGGGGAGCCGAAGCCGCCGGAGTCCGGCCGGCCCGCCGCCGCCGCACCGGCCGGGGCCGCCGAGCCGTCCGAGCAGGGTTCGCCGTCCGGTCCGGCCGGGTCCGCGGGGTCCGCACCGGGCGGGCCGTCCGCGGGCGGCGCACCGTCGGCGCCGTCCGCGTCGGCCGCACCGTCCGCGCCCGGCGCCGCGAAGGCCGCAACCGCCGCGGGGCCGTCCGCGCCCGAACCGGCGCCCGCGCCCGCGAAGCCCGCGTCCGCCACGACGCCGCAGCCCACGGTGCACAAGCTCGGGCCCGAGGCCGTCGACGGCCCGGCGCCGACGATCGCCAAGCACGCCGCGCCGTCCCGTCCGCCGGCCGAGCCCGGCCCGGTCGCGCCGCAGCCGCGCGGCCCGATCGACCCCGCCTGA
- a CDS encoding gamma carbonic anhydrase family protein: MNYVGSLGTDRPDIHPDAWVAPGAVVIGRVKLARAASVWYGSVLRGDDEEIIVGEECNIQDLSCLHADPGTPAVLEDRVSLGHKAMVHGAHVETGSLIGIGAIVLNGARIGAGTLIAAGALVPPGKKIPSGVLVAGTPGRVVRELRDDDRLVLEHTSSVYVRKAQQHRTATWDG; this comes from the coding sequence ATGAATTACGTGGGATCGCTGGGAACGGACCGTCCGGACATCCACCCGGACGCGTGGGTCGCGCCCGGCGCCGTCGTCATCGGACGGGTGAAGCTGGCGCGCGCGGCCAGCGTCTGGTACGGGTCGGTGCTGCGCGGCGACGACGAGGAGATCATCGTCGGCGAGGAATGCAACATCCAGGACCTGAGCTGCCTGCACGCCGACCCCGGGACGCCCGCCGTCCTCGAGGACCGGGTCAGCCTCGGGCACAAGGCGATGGTCCACGGCGCGCACGTCGAGACGGGCTCGCTGATCGGCATCGGCGCGATCGTCCTCAACGGCGCCCGCATCGGCGCGGGCACCCTCATCGCCGCCGGGGCCCTCGTGCCGCCCGGCAAGAAGATCCCGTCCGGGGTGCTCGTCGCCGGGACGCCCGGCCGCGTCGTCCGCGAACTCCGCGACGACGACCGGCTCGTCCTCGAACACACCTCGTCCGTCTACGTCCGGAAGGCCCAGCAACACCGCACCGCCACCTGGGACGGGTGA